From Butyricimonas paravirosa, one genomic window encodes:
- a CDS encoding UDP-glucose dehydrogenase family protein, whose amino-acid sequence MRIAVVGTGYVGLVSGTCLAETGVTVTCVDVNNAKIELLNNGGMPIYEPGLAELVTRNREDGRLFFTTSLKEALKDADAVFIAVGTPPDEDGSADLHYVLDVAREVGELINDYIVVVTKSTVPVGTNYKVKGVIQAALGKRGVEVAFDVASNPEFLKEGDAVNDFISPDRVVIGVESDRARRVMERLYHAFILNNTPIYFMDILSAEMTKYAANSMLATRISFMNDIANLCEIVGADVEAVKKGIGSDSRIGKKFLNAGCGYGGSCFPKDVKALIRTGDDHGHSLELLKAVERVNEKQKSVLFRKITSHFGTDLTGKRFAMWGLSFKPGTDDLREAPSLVLIDKLVEAGAVVRGFDPVAMEECKRRIGDRIEYADNMYDALTDADALIVVTEWAEFKIPKFTFIEKALKHKIIFDGRNIYSPEQMKEFGYMYYGIGRKDN is encoded by the coding sequence ATGAGAATAGCTGTTGTTGGAACCGGTTATGTCGGACTTGTATCCGGAACGTGTTTAGCCGAAACGGGAGTAACTGTAACGTGTGTCGATGTTAACAATGCCAAGATCGAGTTGTTGAATAATGGGGGAATGCCTATTTATGAACCGGGGTTGGCAGAGTTGGTTACCCGGAACCGGGAAGATGGACGCCTCTTTTTCACTACATCGTTGAAAGAGGCATTGAAGGATGCAGATGCTGTTTTTATTGCCGTGGGAACCCCACCTGATGAAGACGGGAGTGCCGACTTGCACTACGTGCTGGATGTGGCTCGTGAAGTCGGGGAACTCATAAATGACTATATTGTTGTGGTGACGAAATCAACGGTACCCGTGGGAACGAATTACAAGGTGAAAGGAGTAATTCAGGCTGCTTTGGGAAAACGAGGAGTGGAAGTGGCATTTGACGTGGCTTCTAACCCGGAATTCTTGAAGGAAGGGGATGCGGTGAACGATTTTATCTCTCCGGATCGCGTGGTGATCGGGGTGGAGAGCGATCGCGCCCGTCGGGTCATGGAACGTTTATATCATGCTTTCATATTGAATAACACACCGATTTATTTCATGGATATATTATCGGCGGAAATGACTAAATACGCGGCGAACTCGATGCTGGCTACCCGTATTTCGTTTATGAATGACATTGCTAATTTGTGCGAGATTGTCGGGGCTGACGTGGAGGCCGTGAAGAAAGGTATCGGTAGTGATTCTCGTATCGGGAAGAAGTTCCTGAATGCCGGATGCGGTTACGGGGGATCTTGTTTCCCGAAGGACGTGAAAGCGTTGATTCGTACGGGAGATGATCATGGACATAGCTTAGAGTTACTGAAAGCGGTGGAGCGGGTGAACGAGAAACAAAAGAGCGTGTTGTTTAGAAAGATCACTTCACACTTCGGGACGGATTTGACGGGAAAACGTTTTGCCATGTGGGGTTTATCGTTTAAACCGGGTACGGATGATTTGCGGGAAGCGCCTTCATTGGTGTTGATTGATAAATTAGTGGAGGCCGGAGCCGTGGTACGAGGATTTGATCCGGTGGCCATGGAAGAGTGTAAGAGACGGATTGGGGATCGTATCGAATACGCGGATAATATGTACGATGCGCTGACCGATGCCGATGCCTTGATCGTGGTGACGGAATGGGCCGAATTCAAGATTCCCAAATTTACTTTTATCGAAAAAGCATTAAAGCATAAAATTATATTTGACGGAAGAAATATATACAGCCCGGAACAAATGAAAGAATTCGGTTATATGTATTACGGAATCGGACGGAAAGACAATTAG
- a CDS encoding N-acetylmuramoyl-L-alanine amidase, protein MKYSLVIFSFLFLIIFTFSSTAQETAKANKGEGVLQFLKRFNRTKSFHFDRFVELNRDKLDKNNGLKLGVTYTLPPLKNEGNEPLFGEKLAKYTIDSDELNGACFYLVSGHGGPDPGAIGELRGHPLHEDEYAYDIMLRLARNLMSKGAKVHIIIQDAKDGIRNDKFLDISDRETCMGQVIPLNQVKRLQQRCDKINELFKKDKEHYRRALFIHLDSRSESKQIDVFFYHYDGSAKGKHLANTLQNVFNRKYDKHQPLRGFSGTVSPRDLFVIKQSLPVAVFVELGNIQNSQDQQRFLLDDNRQALANWMCEGLIEDYKNYKNK, encoded by the coding sequence ATGAAATACTCGCTCGTTATATTTTCTTTCTTATTTCTGATTATTTTCACGTTTTCCTCCACGGCACAGGAAACGGCCAAGGCAAACAAGGGAGAAGGAGTTCTGCAATTTCTAAAACGTTTCAATCGCACGAAATCATTTCATTTCGACCGTTTCGTCGAACTGAACCGGGATAAGCTGGACAAAAATAACGGGCTAAAACTCGGTGTCACGTACACCCTTCCCCCTTTGAAAAACGAGGGCAACGAACCTCTATTCGGAGAGAAATTGGCAAAATATACCATTGACTCTGACGAGTTAAACGGGGCCTGCTTTTATCTCGTGAGCGGACACGGGGGACCGGACCCCGGGGCCATCGGAGAATTACGGGGCCACCCGTTACACGAAGACGAGTACGCCTATGACATCATGCTCCGTCTGGCCCGTAACCTCATGTCAAAAGGAGCCAAAGTACACATCATTATCCAAGACGCAAAAGACGGTATTCGCAACGACAAATTCCTTGACATCAGCGACAGGGAAACCTGCATGGGACAAGTCATTCCCTTGAACCAAGTCAAACGTCTGCAACAACGTTGCGACAAGATCAACGAACTATTCAAGAAAGACAAGGAACACTATCGCCGGGCTCTTTTTATTCACCTCGACAGCCGAAGCGAGAGTAAGCAAATTGACGTGTTTTTCTATCATTACGACGGAAGTGCCAAGGGCAAACATCTGGCAAACACGCTACAAAATGTTTTCAACCGGAAATACGACAAGCACCAACCTCTCCGGGGTTTTTCCGGCACCGTGTCCCCACGTGACTTGTTCGTAATCAAGCAATCCCTGCCCGTTGCTGTCTTCGTCGAGCTTGGCAATATCCAGAACAGCCAGGACCAGCAACGTTTCCTACTGGACGATAACCGACAGGCTCTAGCAAACTGGATGTGCGAGGGACTTATCGAAGATTATAAAAACTACAAGAATAAATAA
- a CDS encoding alpha-2-macroglobulin family protein, with the protein MKKRILLFPLLFLMITIFSCKDKTKEQSKLEYSKYISGFTQGMIKSSDPIYVRLENNVLQAGDSLPTQIEKLLKISPKAEGTISLRDGNIIEFTPTKPLKNGQTYDISLYLDKLCKVPSDLSTFRFSVKVLPLVFAFQEGSLNIDPTDNNRFSYRASITNSDAVAPAEIELLVKATINGLSHKLEWEHTPYIHYFTVPDISRTDKTQSLELSFNKKVKNGNDLIVEIPGSKIFSVLEVKASDENSQTIDVTLSDNVDASQDLQGLITVDGVNRLNFNVQGNIIRIYSNERDKMQGVVQVNIYKGIKNSFGEKLKSDATYNVSFASAKPAVAFIGEGTFTPAEGNVLIPFSAVALKAVQLRVVKVFNQNMNFYLQDGNYNYSSDYQLRRVGRIILDKKIPLEKEGHQINANKWQDYTINLADHIQLEKGVIYRVQLKFQKSYTTLACANEGDGITENDWDSQSDYDYYDDDDYYYNYPSDYSWEERDDPCSNSYYYVSDRFPRRNLIVTSLGLTAKTGSDGKYVVAVNDLLTAAPVESCKILFFNYQNQKIDSAVTNNLGIATARVQGKPFIVLAVKGNDKAYLKVSDANSLSYSNFDISGEVVQQGIKGFIYGERGVWRPGNEIHLSFMLEDKEKVIPVGHPIIAELYDPNGNVVQTKREGRNEHGLYCFTFKTDEQAVTGYWRAVVRIGGVSFWKTVRIESIKPNRLSIVTNLPNNILGNGIPDNSIPVQTRWLHGAKTSSLKVNTELKLSQSNTTFPGYKEYSFDDRSRYFNATTTTFFEGTTDAEGNFTLSADEISTENAPGMLNALLTLRVFEPGGDFSITTAGFKYSPYEEYVGVKLPDSEDNWYSAGKPIPIAGAVLTADGKPVSDREIEVEVYTLEWRWWWDSERDNIGSYVNRSYRKPVFNKIVKSQNGKFNIDVTCNQWGRYYVIARDKFSGHSSGTTFYVSSWRNDMNIPGMATLLTLTSDKKAYRAGEKIKITFPSSEGSVALVSVENGKTVKDIFRVPTSAGSTSFEIEATSEMCPNIYVNVSLIQPHKNRNNDKPIRLYGVLNINIDDPNLRLTPKIDMAQELRPSQDFTVSVSEKDGKPMTYSIAIVDEGLLSLTSFKTPNPFPAFYAREALGVKTWDFYDDVIGAFGGRLEKAFAVGGDESLEPEENRKSDRFTPVVIFKGPFTIKSGEKKTHTFRMPEYIGEVRTMVVAEDNGRYGSASQSTKVNKPLMLNVTMPRLFTPGDVIEIPVTLFAMKENIKNVTVNIKTDDKIEIIEPASKEAHFSGTGEQIIFFKVKIKENIGKSTLTFTAQSGSEKAHFSCDVDIRIPNPKVTRVDAREVASGESITFNNTMEGLEPASFLEITSIPALNLEQRLGYLIRYPHGCGEQITSAVFPQLMLDRIMDLSEAQKVTAELHVKDVISRLRNYQVSNGGFSYWSNSSYVSDWVSTYITDFLIQAEKVGYRIPTSMKNSALDYLAKQANAWRRGDYYSEIEQSYRLYVLALAGKPNMAAMNRMKEDTYKNPIARWQLAGAYALGKHEKIAKALIANLPAEAELYRQLGRCYGSDLRDNAIIMQSMINMDMKDEAYKLMQKMARKFASNEWLSTQESAFGLCAIGNYVERYFKDGNGIDVQIGKDNYKTAKTVLQKELAVKNNKSEVTVKNNSSGTLHVRTINSSTPLGVITQSEMSGLKMTVNYYRNGTRNNEPNYKQGEDIVAEITIQNTGNIGLYEELALTFMFPSGFEFLNERLTTGVNPFQGTDNVDIRDDRAYLYFSLKQGQSKTFKLRFNAAYSGTYLLPAITCSAMYDNSITATLPGNTITINRE; encoded by the coding sequence ATGAAAAAAAGAATTCTTCTTTTTCCTTTACTGTTTTTGATGATCACGATCTTTTCGTGCAAAGATAAAACCAAGGAACAAAGCAAGCTAGAGTATAGCAAATACATTTCCGGCTTTACCCAGGGAATGATAAAATCCTCCGACCCGATCTATGTTCGGTTGGAAAATAACGTTCTGCAGGCTGGGGACAGTCTTCCCACGCAGATCGAAAAACTACTAAAGATCTCCCCGAAAGCAGAGGGAACCATATCTCTACGGGACGGTAACATTATCGAGTTTACCCCCACCAAGCCTCTAAAAAACGGGCAAACATACGACATCAGTCTCTACCTGGACAAACTCTGCAAAGTCCCTTCCGACTTGTCAACCTTCCGTTTCAGCGTGAAAGTCCTCCCTCTCGTATTCGCGTTCCAAGAAGGCAGCTTGAACATCGACCCCACGGATAACAACAGATTTTCCTACCGGGCCTCCATCACGAATTCCGATGCCGTGGCCCCTGCCGAAATAGAGTTACTTGTAAAAGCAACGATCAATGGTTTGTCCCACAAACTAGAATGGGAACACACGCCCTACATCCACTACTTCACTGTTCCGGACATCAGTCGGACAGACAAAACACAATCGCTGGAGTTAAGTTTCAATAAAAAGGTGAAAAACGGGAACGACTTGATCGTGGAGATCCCCGGTTCAAAAATATTTTCCGTACTGGAAGTCAAAGCGAGTGATGAAAACTCCCAGACCATAGACGTCACCCTCTCAGACAACGTGGATGCCTCTCAGGATTTACAGGGATTAATCACCGTGGACGGGGTGAATCGCCTAAACTTCAACGTGCAGGGTAACATCATCCGAATATATTCCAATGAACGGGATAAGATGCAAGGTGTCGTTCAAGTAAATATCTATAAAGGTATCAAAAACTCATTCGGTGAAAAATTGAAATCGGATGCCACCTACAACGTCAGTTTCGCCTCCGCCAAACCTGCTGTTGCCTTTATCGGCGAGGGAACATTTACGCCAGCCGAGGGGAACGTGCTGATCCCCTTCTCCGCGGTAGCGTTGAAAGCCGTGCAATTGCGGGTCGTGAAGGTATTCAACCAAAACATGAACTTCTACTTGCAAGACGGTAATTATAATTACAGTAGCGATTACCAACTACGCCGGGTGGGACGTATCATTCTGGATAAGAAAATCCCACTTGAGAAAGAAGGACACCAAATAAATGCGAACAAATGGCAGGACTACACGATAAACCTGGCAGACCATATACAACTGGAAAAAGGAGTTATCTACCGGGTTCAACTGAAATTCCAAAAGTCCTACACAACCCTAGCCTGCGCTAACGAGGGGGATGGAATCACGGAAAACGATTGGGATTCCCAGTCTGATTATGACTATTATGATGACGACGATTATTACTATAATTACCCGTCCGACTACTCGTGGGAAGAACGGGACGATCCCTGTTCCAACTCTTATTACTACGTGTCCGATCGTTTCCCCAGAAGAAACTTGATTGTCACCTCACTCGGCCTTACCGCCAAAACCGGAAGTGACGGTAAATACGTGGTAGCCGTGAACGACCTGCTCACGGCCGCTCCCGTGGAAAGTTGCAAAATACTCTTCTTCAATTACCAGAACCAGAAGATTGATTCTGCCGTAACCAACAATTTGGGAATCGCAACCGCACGAGTACAAGGGAAACCGTTCATCGTGCTTGCCGTCAAGGGAAACGACAAAGCCTATTTAAAAGTAAGCGATGCAAATTCTCTATCATACAGCAACTTTGACATCAGTGGCGAAGTCGTGCAACAGGGAATAAAAGGTTTCATTTATGGAGAACGGGGCGTGTGGCGTCCGGGAAATGAAATACACCTCTCTTTCATGCTGGAAGACAAAGAGAAGGTGATTCCCGTGGGACACCCCATCATTGCCGAACTCTACGACCCGAATGGTAACGTGGTTCAAACGAAACGTGAAGGACGTAACGAACACGGTCTCTATTGTTTCACTTTCAAAACAGACGAGCAAGCCGTCACGGGTTACTGGCGGGCAGTTGTACGTATCGGGGGAGTCTCCTTCTGGAAAACCGTCCGGATCGAAAGTATCAAACCGAATCGCCTCAGTATCGTGACCAACCTGCCGAATAACATTCTGGGAAATGGTATTCCGGATAATTCCATTCCCGTGCAGACCCGTTGGTTGCATGGAGCCAAAACCAGCTCGCTGAAGGTCAACACCGAATTAAAGTTATCCCAGAGTAACACCACGTTCCCGGGATACAAAGAATATAGTTTTGATGATCGATCTCGTTATTTTAACGCGACCACAACGACCTTCTTTGAAGGAACTACTGATGCGGAGGGTAATTTTACCCTATCGGCTGATGAAATCAGCACGGAGAACGCACCGGGAATGCTGAATGCACTCCTCACGCTACGGGTATTCGAACCCGGCGGGGACTTCAGCATCACGACAGCCGGATTCAAATATTCACCTTATGAAGAATATGTCGGCGTGAAACTTCCTGATTCCGAGGATAACTGGTACTCCGCAGGCAAACCGATCCCCATCGCGGGAGCCGTGCTTACGGCCGACGGGAAGCCGGTATCTGACAGGGAAATCGAAGTTGAAGTCTATACCTTGGAATGGCGCTGGTGGTGGGATTCCGAAAGAGACAACATCGGATCGTACGTGAACCGCTCCTACCGTAAACCGGTCTTCAATAAAATCGTGAAAAGCCAAAATGGCAAATTCAATATTGACGTTACCTGCAACCAGTGGGGACGCTACTACGTGATCGCGAGAGATAAATTCTCCGGCCATTCCTCCGGAACTACCTTCTACGTGAGTTCTTGGCGGAACGACATGAACATCCCGGGTATGGCCACCCTACTCACCTTAACCAGCGATAAGAAAGCATACCGTGCCGGAGAGAAAATAAAAATCACCTTCCCTTCTTCCGAGGGTAGCGTGGCGCTCGTGAGCGTTGAAAACGGGAAAACCGTGAAAGACATATTCCGTGTACCTACATCTGCCGGTTCCACCTCTTTCGAGATCGAGGCGACCAGTGAAATGTGTCCCAATATCTACGTCAATGTCTCCCTCATTCAACCTCACAAAAACCGGAACAATGACAAGCCGATTCGTCTGTATGGCGTACTGAACATCAATATTGACGATCCTAACTTACGCTTGACCCCAAAGATCGATATGGCACAGGAACTTCGCCCGTCACAGGATTTCACGGTTTCCGTGAGCGAAAAGGACGGCAAACCGATGACTTATTCCATTGCTATTGTCGATGAAGGATTGTTATCCCTGACCTCGTTCAAGACCCCGAACCCCTTCCCCGCATTCTATGCAAGAGAAGCACTCGGCGTGAAAACGTGGGACTTCTATGACGATGTTATCGGAGCCTTCGGGGGACGCTTGGAGAAAGCATTTGCCGTGGGAGGTGACGAATCCCTGGAACCGGAAGAAAACCGGAAAAGCGATCGTTTTACTCCCGTGGTAATCTTTAAAGGTCCGTTTACTATCAAGAGCGGGGAAAAGAAAACACACACCTTCCGGATGCCGGAATACATCGGGGAAGTACGCACAATGGTCGTTGCCGAGGACAACGGACGCTATGGTTCTGCCTCGCAAAGCACGAAAGTCAACAAACCGTTGATGCTCAACGTCACGATGCCTCGTCTGTTCACCCCGGGAGACGTGATCGAAATTCCGGTAACCCTGTTCGCCATGAAAGAGAACATCAAGAATGTTACCGTGAACATCAAGACCGACGATAAGATTGAAATCATTGAACCCGCAAGCAAAGAAGCCCACTTCTCCGGCACGGGAGAACAGATCATATTCTTCAAGGTAAAAATCAAGGAAAACATTGGTAAATCCACGTTGACCTTCACGGCACAAAGCGGTTCGGAGAAAGCCCATTTCAGCTGTGATGTTGACATCCGCATACCGAATCCCAAGGTGACCCGGGTAGATGCGCGGGAAGTGGCAAGCGGTGAATCCATCACATTCAACAACACGATGGAAGGTTTGGAACCCGCCTCATTCCTCGAAATCACCTCTATCCCGGCGCTTAATTTGGAACAACGTCTCGGCTACTTGATTCGTTACCCGCACGGATGCGGAGAGCAAATCACCTCTGCCGTGTTCCCGCAGCTCATGCTTGACCGAATCATGGATCTCAGCGAGGCTCAGAAAGTAACCGCAGAATTGCATGTAAAAGACGTCATTTCCCGCTTGCGCAACTACCAAGTAAGCAATGGTGGGTTCAGCTACTGGTCGAACTCCAGCTACGTTTCAGACTGGGTTTCCACGTACATCACGGACTTCCTGATTCAAGCCGAGAAAGTCGGTTATCGAATCCCGACTTCCATGAAAAACTCCGCTCTTGACTACCTGGCAAAACAAGCAAATGCTTGGCGACGGGGGGATTATTACTCGGAAATCGAACAATCCTACCGCCTCTACGTGCTTGCTCTTGCCGGCAAACCCAATATGGCAGCCATGAACCGGATGAAGGAAGATACCTACAAAAACCCGATCGCCCGTTGGCAACTGGCAGGAGCCTACGCCTTGGGCAAACACGAAAAGATTGCCAAAGCGTTGATCGCCAATCTTCCGGCAGAAGCTGAACTATATCGTCAGCTTGGCAGATGTTACGGCTCTGACCTTCGTGACAATGCGATCATCATGCAAAGTATGATCAACATGGACATGAAAGACGAGGCATACAAACTCATGCAGAAAATGGCCCGCAAATTCGCATCCAACGAATGGTTAAGTACACAAGAAAGTGCTTTTGGCCTGTGTGCTATCGGTAACTACGTGGAACGATACTTCAAGGATGGTAACGGCATTGATGTCCAGATCGGGAAAGACAACTACAAGACGGCAAAAACCGTGTTGCAAAAAGAGTTGGCCGTGAAGAACAACAAATCGGAAGTGACCGTGAAAAACAACTCTTCGGGAACGCTCCACGTGCGCACCATCAACAGCTCCACGCCATTGGGAGTGATCACGCAAAGCGAAATGTCCGGGTTGAAAATGACGGTCAACTACTACCGCAACGGCACTCGGAACAACGAACCCAATTATAAACAAGGAGAAGACATCGTGGCCGAAATCACGATCCAGAATACCGGAAATATCGGTTTATACGAGGAATTGGCATTAACTTTCATGTTCCCCTCCGGTTTCGAGTTCCTCAATGAACGTCTCACGACAGGCGTGAACCCGTTCCAAGGAACCGACAACGTGGACATCCGGGATGACCGGGCATACCTCTATTTCTCGTTGAAACAAGGCCAATCGAAAACTTTCAAACTTCGCTTTAATGCAGCGTACTCCGGAACTTACCTACTTCCGGCCATCACCTGCTCGGCGATGTACGATAACTCGATTACCGCCACCCTACCGGGGAACACGATCACGATAAACAGAGAGTGA
- a CDS encoding TonB-dependent receptor — MKNLLTLVILLFPTLYGWADEENTVKKTTDAHITGHIILKETGEHLPFMTILLKGTNIGTATDETGHFFLKNLPEGKYTLRVQGVGYKSAEKEIVIVRGKTQEVNFEISEDAVMLDGAVVTANRNETDRREAPVIVNVLSPKVFENTNSVCLSQGLNFQPGLRVENNCQNCGFQQVRINGLDGPYSQILIDSRPMCSSLAGVYGLEQIPANMVERVEVLRGGGSALFGSNAIAGTINIITKEPLYNFFQVGHTLSAIDGESFDNVTSFNGAIVNDQRDAGIYLFGMVRDRQAYDHDDDGFSELGKINSTTLGFKTYYKPTHFSKFTLEYHHIKEFRRGGNNLDRPPHEADVAEQADHNIHGGSLNYTLSSKDYKHRLNVYSSIQNIGRESYYGAGQDTNAYGKTKDFTVVGGAQYSYDFDNFLFMPSSLTAGVEYSYNKLNDLMLGYHREINQEVSVYSAYLQNEWKTGRFSFLLGGRLDKNSEIDDPIFSPRLNIRYNPISDLSLRASYSEGFRAPQTYDEDLHVAAVGGEVTLIQVAKDLKTERSRSYSASVDYYTTWGPVQINLLLEGFYTSLHNPFVLEEIESDDENKILERRNGSDAVVKGFNLEGKIAPHKSVQLQFGATLQSSKYDEPVAWSKDPDVEACRKLLRSPDQYGYATLNLLPFKNFSAALSGTYTGSMYVGHSAGYIEKDVLEKTDSFFDATIKLAYDIKVGRGYTIQFNIGMQNVFDSYQNDFDKGEFRDSGYIYGPGLPRTYFAGLKFGIF, encoded by the coding sequence ATGAAAAACTTACTTACACTCGTTATATTACTTTTCCCAACCCTTTACGGTTGGGCTGATGAAGAAAACACCGTGAAGAAAACCACGGATGCTCATATCACCGGACACATTATCCTGAAAGAAACCGGTGAACATCTCCCCTTCATGACCATATTGTTGAAGGGAACCAACATCGGTACGGCCACGGACGAAACCGGGCATTTTTTCTTGAAAAACCTGCCGGAAGGAAAATACACACTCCGCGTACAAGGGGTTGGTTATAAAAGTGCAGAGAAAGAAATCGTGATCGTGAGAGGGAAAACCCAAGAAGTTAACTTCGAAATCAGCGAGGATGCCGTTATGCTTGATGGAGCAGTGGTCACCGCTAACCGGAATGAAACGGATAGAAGGGAAGCCCCCGTTATCGTCAATGTACTATCACCCAAAGTATTCGAGAACACGAACTCCGTATGTTTGTCCCAAGGCTTAAACTTCCAGCCGGGACTACGGGTTGAAAACAACTGCCAAAACTGCGGTTTCCAGCAAGTGCGCATCAACGGGCTGGACGGCCCCTATTCCCAGATATTGATTGACAGTCGCCCCATGTGCAGCTCGCTTGCCGGAGTGTACGGCTTAGAACAAATTCCCGCCAATATGGTTGAACGAGTAGAAGTACTACGGGGTGGAGGCTCCGCCCTCTTCGGGTCAAACGCCATCGCCGGAACAATCAACATCATCACGAAAGAACCCTTGTACAATTTTTTTCAAGTTGGACACACCCTTTCCGCCATTGACGGGGAAAGTTTTGACAACGTGACCTCCTTCAACGGGGCCATCGTCAACGATCAACGGGATGCCGGAATCTACCTGTTCGGCATGGTGCGTGACCGCCAAGCTTACGACCACGACGATGATGGTTTTTCCGAACTGGGAAAAATAAACAGCACGACACTCGGTTTCAAGACGTACTACAAACCGACCCATTTCAGTAAATTCACCCTAGAATACCATCATATCAAGGAATTCCGTCGAGGAGGAAACAATTTAGACAGACCACCTCACGAGGCCGACGTGGCAGAGCAAGCCGATCACAACATTCATGGCGGGAGCTTGAACTACACACTCTCGTCAAAAGACTACAAACACCGCTTGAACGTGTACTCTTCCATCCAGAACATAGGACGTGAATCCTACTATGGAGCCGGACAAGACACGAACGCTTACGGGAAGACCAAAGACTTCACGGTTGTGGGCGGAGCCCAGTATTCCTACGACTTCGACAACTTCCTGTTCATGCCCTCTTCCCTCACCGCGGGAGTAGAGTACTCCTACAACAAACTGAACGACCTCATGCTGGGTTACCACAGGGAAATCAATCAAGAAGTTTCCGTGTACAGCGCATACCTTCAGAACGAGTGGAAAACCGGACGATTCAGTTTTCTATTAGGCGGACGTCTGGATAAAAACTCGGAAATCGACGATCCGATATTCAGCCCCCGCTTGAACATTCGTTATAACCCGATCTCCGATTTAAGCCTGCGGGCAAGCTATTCCGAGGGGTTCCGGGCTCCCCAGACCTACGATGAAGACCTTCACGTGGCAGCCGTCGGCGGGGAAGTGACCCTAATACAAGTGGCAAAGGACTTGAAGACCGAACGTTCCCGTAGTTACAGTGCATCCGTGGATTACTACACCACCTGGGGCCCCGTACAGATCAACCTCCTACTGGAAGGATTCTACACCAGCCTCCACAACCCCTTCGTGCTGGAAGAGATCGAATCGGACGACGAGAACAAAATACTGGAACGCCGTAACGGGTCGGACGCCGTGGTGAAAGGATTCAACCTTGAAGGCAAGATCGCCCCGCACAAATCCGTACAACTACAATTCGGGGCCACCCTGCAAAGTAGTAAATACGATGAACCCGTCGCATGGAGTAAAGACCCGGACGTGGAAGCCTGTCGCAAACTGTTACGCTCACCCGATCAATACGGCTACGCCACGCTAAACCTGCTCCCGTTCAAAAACTTCTCGGCAGCCCTCTCCGGGACTTACACGGGTTCCATGTACGTGGGGCACTCGGCCGGGTACATCGAGAAAGACGTGTTGGAAAAAACGGACTCCTTCTTCGACGCCACGATTAAACTGGCATACGACATCAAGGTTGGCAGAGGTTACACAATTCAGTTCAATATCGGGATGCAAAACGTGTTCGACAGTTACCAGAACGATTTCGACAAGGGGGAATTCCGAGATTCCGGTTACATTTACGGTCCGGGCTTGCCAAGAACTTATTTTGCAGGCCTGAAATTCGGAATATTCTAA
- a CDS encoding Rpn family recombination-promoting nuclease/putative transposase encodes MRSNLIHFDWAMKRLLRDKSNYVVLEGFLSTLLQEDIHICRFLESESNQSDASNKFNRADILVEDTKGELMIIEIQNNRELDYFHRMLYGVSKTISEYIGLGDAYSEVRKVYSINIVYFDLGQGKDYVYHGKTLFRGLHDPNDELKLSVRQRELFVGKDAGDVFPEYYVLRVNDFDTVARTPLDEWVKFLKTGEIDRTATAKGLPEARERLRVDALPEHEKRAYYRDMEALRYQKSVIETGRIEGRAEGRAEGREEGKAEGFVEGEKRKQQEIAGKMKSSGIALETIIQITGLSREEIEQL; translated from the coding sequence ATGAGATCTAATTTAATACATTTCGATTGGGCGATGAAACGCTTGCTTAGGGACAAGAGTAATTATGTCGTTCTGGAAGGATTTTTGTCAACGTTATTGCAAGAAGATATACATATTTGTCGGTTCTTGGAAAGCGAATCCAATCAATCGGATGCGAGCAACAAGTTCAATCGGGCAGATATTCTGGTGGAGGATACCAAAGGAGAATTGATGATTATTGAGATCCAAAATAACCGTGAATTGGATTACTTCCATCGGATGCTATACGGGGTGTCTAAAACGATCTCGGAATATATAGGGTTAGGCGATGCTTACAGTGAAGTGCGAAAAGTCTACTCAATAAATATTGTTTATTTCGATTTGGGACAGGGTAAGGATTACGTGTATCATGGGAAAACTTTGTTTCGGGGATTGCATGACCCGAACGACGAGTTGAAATTGTCTGTCCGGCAACGGGAATTATTCGTGGGTAAAGATGCTGGAGACGTGTTCCCGGAGTATTACGTGTTGCGAGTGAATGACTTCGATACGGTGGCTCGGACGCCTTTGGATGAATGGGTCAAATTTCTTAAGACCGGAGAGATTGACCGAACTGCCACGGCGAAGGGATTGCCTGAAGCGCGTGAACGTTTGCGGGTGGATGCCTTGCCGGAGCATGAAAAACGTGCTTATTACCGGGATATGGAAGCTTTACGTTATCAAAAAAGCGTCATTGAAACTGGTCGGATAGAAGGAAGAGCGGAAGGAAGAGCAGAAGGCAGGGAAGAAGGTAAGGCAGAAGGATTCGTGGAGGGAGAAAAGAGGAAACAACAGGAGATAGCCGGAAAAATGAAATCCTCGGGGATAGCTTTAGAGACGATAATTCAAATAACGGGTCTTTCTCGTGAGGAGATAGAACAATTGTGA